The genomic stretch CCTCCCCTGCAGGCTCCTGCCTTCCTTCACATTGCACTGTTCACTGCGTGGCTCTGGCCCTGGGGCCGGTGGTAGAGGTTGGAGGAGGGGCCGGGCAGTCCAGTCCCGCTCTCCATCTCCGGTGCAGTGGCTGCACGCCTGTCATCTGCTTGGGTTGCGGCTGGTGTGGAAGGACCGCTCCTCAGGGGTCAGACCAGCAAAGAAGGGGTGCAGCAGGGCCTCCGCCAGTGTGATGCGCTGGGCAGGGTCAAATTCTAACATCCTCCTCATCAGGTCAAACAGCTGCACGTGCTCCAAAGTGTCTTGGAGCATGTAACTCTGCTCAGGGACACAAGGTGCCTCAGTGTGATGGCGGGCCGTGGGAGGCCACAGCTGGTCCCCTTGCCTCTGGGAAGCCTTGCTGCATGGCTGAGGAGGCAGCATGCCCCCCTGGAGGACGACTACTGCCCTCCTGGACAAGGAACAGCTCTTTGCTTTTCGCGCCTACAATCATGTCTGCTCTGAACTTTGTCAGGCTACCGGGTATCTTGCTGACTTGATGCCTCTGCCCCCATGTGCAAAGTTCTGACAGGTGGGTACACAGCCCCTCTGTGAAATTCACTTGTCCAAGCACCAAATGCAGTTGACAGAGGCTTCCTGGCCATGTCTAGGTCTTCCCTCACCCTCCCCTCAGTCCTGCCAGGTGAGAAAAAAGGGAATGGGAAGTAGCAGGGTCTCGGATATCTGGCTCTTCGGATGCCCCGATTACATCAGAGCCACCctgtggggaaggggaagagCTAAGGGCCCCTCTAGTTCAGTTTGCAAGAAGCCTCACTGCCAGCACCTGGCAGCCGTGGGCACAGGCTCCCACAGAGCTGGAACGAGGAGGCCATTTTTAGCTGTCTGGCCTCTGCCCAGTGCCTGGGGTCTCCTTGGCATGAGTTGAGCTGAGGGAAGCCAGAAACTGACCTTCAGAGGTTTGCAGTTCTCCTTCACATACCGGCCGTCAGAACTGTTCTCATCCCAAACCAGGCCCCCCTTGTAGAAATATTTCTGCTTCCTGAAAACAAAAGACaggaagggtggagtcttaaaGCCAGAAAGAGCAGCAGCGCAGAGAAGAGCAGCGAAGCAAGGCAGGGGACCCTGGCCTGACCCAGCAGGAAGGTCTGGGCAACAGCTCAGCCAGGTCACTCCGAGACACATCCTTACCTTGTCCGGTGGATCATGTGTGATGGGATGGGCCCTAGGATCTTCTCCATCATCACCAGATGCTCTCGGTTCTCGTGGGTCTGTGGAAGGGTGAGGGACACAGCAAGTGGGAATCATGACAGCCTCCACCCCCTCAAGGTCCCTCAGAGAATAAGGGGTAAGAAAGACGGTCAAGGTTTCTCCCTGCCCCAGGAGGTGCAAACCCACCAATGGGATGGCAGCCGCAGCCCTTCTGATGCGGCGGCAGCCTGGGACCAGGGAGGAAGCCAGCCTCTTCCCTCAGGGTGACTTCTCGACCCTTCCAGTGTGCTGCATGAGGACTCATTCTGGCTagttcctccctctccccagaaagtgccctgccccagcccaccTCCATGCCCTCACTCACGCTGTGCCCCTTGCCTGAACACTCCTCCCACCCCAGTTCTCCGTCCCTGATGACTGACTGCAGGAGTCCCTGAGTGTTCCAGCTACCCTGACTGACCTCTTCCTTCCCAAGCACCTACAACCCTCAGGAGTCTAATCTCACAGCATGCtgatgggtgggtgggggtcCCTCCCACACCAGGCCTCTGCAGCTTAGGGTTGGGGGGTGATGAGGGAGAGGCCTTACCTGGAAGAGTGTGAAGCCCCGGTAGTACTCAAAGAGAATGCAGCCGATGCTCCAGACATCGCAGGGCTGTGCCCAGCCCAGCTCTGAAAGCCAAGATGGGGTGGGCTATGAGACTCAGCTCTGTGCTCCCAGCCTAGAGGTCACAGGGCAGCTACCACGCTGTCTGGCAAGACTCCTGGCCCAAACCCAGTAGAAGTCCCTTTCTTAAGACCAAGTCAACAACCACAGAGACTCAAGCCACTGGCTCCAGGTGTGGACAAGCACCACACTCCCTGTTTTCATAGCTTGCCAAACAGTGCCTGCTCTATTGGGCTCGGAGCTGCAGTCACTCACCAAGGATCACCTCAGGTGGACGATAGTGACGGGTGGCCACGATGGTCGTGTGATGCTCATGGTCAAAGGTAGCACTGCCGAAGTCAGCCACTCGGATGCTGGTGTTCTTCACTGACTTCTCCTCACAGCtctgaagggcagggaaggggagCCAGGTCAGAAGTCTGCACTGGTAGGTAACCGACTCCTAGAACAGGGCCTCAATCTTTACCCCACCAATAAATACCTTGTGCTCATTGTAGAGGGTTTCAAACTCAGAATTCACAAATAGGATGTTCTCTGGCTTCAAGTCTGTGTGGGTCAGTTGGTTCTCATGTAGAACTGGGGgagcaggagaggagggaagcAGACACTGAAAACCTGGGCTTCCTCTCTGGCCCGCCTGCCAGCGCTAGGCCAGCTCCCTCCTCCAGAGCCAGCCTGCTGGAGCCCTCAGCCCCTAACCCCAGCAGTGGCACACTGCCTCTGCCAGGGCTTCCCTCTCAAGGGTTCTCTGTACTTATGAACTCAGAGGGTTCTAATTCTTGAGGGGGCAGGGGAGATGCCTTCCATTTAGAAAACCTCCTTCCATCTGTCTGCAGGGGACCAGGTCTCTCACCAAAGCTGCAGGATCAGTCTTGGGGTGGTTCCCTCTCCCAAGCACCTGCTACATAATTTGCAAGGCCcaaggcaaaatgaaaatgtaggtCTCCTTATTCAAAAGTTACTTAGAATCTAAAGATAGTAGTAGgagagcattaaaccaagcacAGGGCTCCCTATGAAACAATGAAGCCAGTCCTGCCTTTCTCCCCTCATCCCCGAGCAGGGGGACGTCTGCCTTTTCCCTCCAACCCTGTCCCACCGATGGTTGTACCCTGCCACTCATCACTTTTTCCATCTGGCACTCGACCCCCCCGACAGTGTAGCCCGTCTCTCTTTACATGGGCCCTCTCTTCACCACAGTGAGCTGCAGcacgtgccaggctctgtgccagCGCTGGGTGGCTCACCTGGCTCGGAACGCTCTCCCCAGTCCCGCCATCTATGCAGACCCTGCTAGTCTAGCTCTAGGTCTAGCCACCTTCTCTCCAGTGAGCCTTTCCAACCTGTTTCAACCGCTACAAATCCTGCAGCACTGAGCACAGGTACCACCTTAAGAGACTGGCGGACAGACGGGAAATGATGGTGAGACATGGTGTCTGTGTGACAGGATCTGTGGGTGGGATCTACCAGGTCAGTCTGCGACCTCTTCATCTTATGCAGGAAGGTAGGCATGGGGATGGTACGGGGCTAATCCTAGAGcagctctctcccttctcttccggAGAGCCTGGGGTCAGAGGCCAGCTCCGCAGGCCCCTGGAGGGGACTGCAGCCTCTCCGTCGTCACAGATTCCTACTTGAAGGCCTTTCAACCAAAGGGGCCCTAGTGTCTCGGGCCCAGCAGAACAGTCAGCAATGTGTTGGAGCACCTGATGGGAGGGCAGGGCCACCAGGTGCCTCTGCTGCAGACAGGAGGCTCCCCCTGCTCCACTTGAGGTGGGAACTTACATCTAAGGGCGTGGCAGAGCTGGTAGGCCATGTGCCGGACATGTGGTAGAGGGTAAGGCTGGAAGTTATTCTCCTTTAGGAACTCAAAGGTGTTCTTGCCCAGGAGCTCAAAGGCGATGCACATGTGACCGTGGAAGTTGAACCAGTCAGACATCAAGACGCACAGGCTGGAGAAGGACGGATGGGGCTCAGGGTCTGTGCTGGGGGCTGGCTGCCCACCTGCTTCCTCAGGTGAAGAcagtccccactccctcccaggctGCTGGGTCACAGACAGGATGCAGATTCACAAAGAGAAAACTATGGGCACAGTCCCTGCTCTCAGAGAGAGATGGCATAACCAGGCCACTCCACAGGACAAGTGCCCTCTGCCGAGCTTCCTGAGTCTGCAGGGCTCAGCACAGTGCTTAGCGGAGGGGAACGCTCCGTGTCTGTGTGCTCCTTCGGATATCTCTGACTACATGAGCACCCTGAACAGTTTTGGGTTTATATCTTGTCTAATGCCCACCACAACCCAGTGAAGCCTCTAATTCACAAATGCAGGGCAAGGAGGCCACCTCAGAACAGAGAGCTGGTTGCAGTGGAGCTTAGACTGAAACCCAGATGTTCCTTCCAGCAAGACTCACTCACCGGACTCCCCTGGCTCTGGCTGTTGGGAGAAGGCATGGTGCCAACCCGGCAAAAGACACTGCTCAGTCCCAGTGGGTCTGGGCCACTGGACTGGACACACACTGACCCCTAGGAAGCTTCCCACCCATTTCCTGCCGACACTCACAACTTGTTCTCTTTGTCCTTCTCCTTGATCTTCTTGAGAACGTTGATTTCTAGCCGGGCGGCCTCCCGGTACTTGCCTACGTTGCGGATGATCTTCAGGGCAACCTGAGACTTCCCTCTGGACCGGGGAAGGAAGCAGCAGTCCTCATGAAAAGGTATGcagcccttcccccaccctccaccccaacccAGCGACTCCTGGCAAATGCTACTTAGGACTCCAGGAACAGGGCTGCCCTGAAGACAGCAGACTCTTGATGCCCAGCCTGCCCCACACAACTCCAGACCTCTACCTGTGCAATACGAAGCTGCTGTTGACAACCGTGCCAGTCTTAGGTTTTTATGATCTCAGCTGCTGCCAGCCCCTGGGTGGAGTGGGCAGAGGAGCAGAGCCCTATCCTGCTGACCAGCACCAGCCCTAGAGCTTGCTCAGTTACCTGACCTGGAGTCCAGTCAGTCCTGACCCTGGCTAGGCCACCCACTCAGAACCCTCTGCTGCACCTGCTGACTTTCCTGAACACATCACCAACTCTACACAAACTGCTCCTCCTGGGCTTCCAGGAGGGAGTGAGAGCCTGGCAGGAGGGAAAGGTGCCAGCAGAGGCTCTTCCCCTCACTGAACCCCAGGACCGATCCCTCAGTGAACCTCTTGGCCCCACCTGCCTCAATACCAGCCATGGCATTTGTCAGAGACCCTGAGTGCCAGGAACCCTTATTTAGTGTCCAATGAGGATTTTAATAACTCCTGCTCCACACCTCCCACCTTACCCCCAGAACTACTCCTGTATGCCACGAGCAGGTGCCCAGCAGAGAATGACTGGGGCGGTTAGGCTACCAGGCGCAACACTCTCAGGGAGAGCCAGTACTCATATGCCCAGTGGGAAACCAGAGTGATAAGCCCTGGCCCACAAGGGTGTGGCCTAAGGCCTCTGGGAAGCTGGCCTTGGTGCCAGAAAGGTTCACAGGTCGAAGGGCAGAGGCATCTTCTAGAACACCGTGCATTTTTCTCATCccatttttccagattttcaGGGTAGGAAAGGACCTCAGAGGAAAAGCCGTAACTCCAGACTCCTGGAACAGCATCCCTTAATAGCATTCCGACCCTTGAGACGAGCTCATCACTTCCACACAGCTACTGCCAGAGTTGGGCGGCCCTTCCTTATgtggaactgaattctgccttcTCACAACAAGCCCACTGGCCAACTCCCTCTGGACTCGCTAAAGGTTCCCTGAACTCTGGGCCTGCCCTTTAGTGACTTCAAAGACTCGCTTCCCATCTAGCTGCTCAGAGTGACAGCACAGAGAGCCCCAGGCGGCACAGCTCTCAGATCTGCCACCTCTACCACTGTATACTCTACATGTCCCTAACTTCTTGGGCCACAAGGGGTCTGAAGGGTGTTTAAATGGGAactgggtgcccagggaggctTCGTTGGTAATAATCACCACCTTAAATTGGGGTCACATGGCAGGCTGAATTGCTAGGTTTAACTGTCCTTTCCAGGCACCCCTCAACATGGAAGCGCCAAGTACAGCAgtacccaggctcctccattcgaGAGCTGGGGGATACAGGCGGACCCTGAGCATATTTCTTCATCCCTAAAATCATACAAGAGTCACGTACAGGCAACACGTGGCTCAAATGAGACAGCAAGGACACAAGCACTTTCTGGCCAAAGTGCCACACCAAAGAGAGGCCATTTAAGGCTCAAAGGCAGTGGGTTCGCAGGCGGCAGCCTCCCAGCCTAAGGGAGAGGAGGCAAGGGTTCTGGTCTCAAGGAATGGCAAGGGACAAAAAAATTTTTCACTCTTCAGTCTATAACGGGGCAAGGGACCCCCAGCAGGATCCCAACTCACACAGGTGTACCCCTGCTCTACCCGAGCACACTCTAGCCACGCTGCAGAAGGCAGCAGCCCACTTGGTGAGAAAGCCCAGGGTCTTGCTCCTCTCTCAATGGGGGCCTGCATGGCCTCTCAGGCAGACCTCCAGACGGTGGAGGCTCATGCTTGAGTTGGACTCAGCAGTATGCCCAAACCCCTGCCAAGCCCCTAAAAAGAGCTCATAGGAAGCAGATCCAGACCATGGAGGGGCCAGGGTTTTGCCCTGTTCTGATCTCCACCACAGCCCTGAGGAAGTGGGGAAACTGGAACAGCACCATTCAGTGACCAACAGTTCTTAGGCAGAGATGCCACACGCCCAGGAATCCCAGGAATTTCTCCCTATTTTAGGGGATCAGCAAAAACCCAACATGCACAGGAGTTTGGTGCTACTCTTCAGAGAGAAAAAGGTTAAGCTCTGCCACCACCTTCAAGAACCTCGGGCCAGCTCTTCCCAGGAAGAGAGCTCACCTGGCATGGTCCAAGCACTCCACCACCTTGCCAAAGGTGCCTTCACCCAGGTTTCCCACGATCTCATctaggagagaaaagaaacagggcATGAGAGCCTGGAGGACGGAGGGCTGGCAGCTCCTGCAAGTTCACAGCATTCAAATTCTCAAAAACATAAAAGGTTTCTTTCTCACTGCTACACTCTTAAAAACAGAAGTTGCTAGAGTCTGTGTCATTCAGGCAATTACTGGTGGCCCCTCTAAGGCACCACGCGCAATAGCGGCCCCTCGGGCAGGAGAGGTCTCGTCTAACAAGGGGGATAGAAAGTAGAGAGGTAAAGTTTTACGAAAGGTGGCTGTACATCGCTCTTGGAGCCAATCGCCGATCCGGCACACCAGGTGGCCCTCCTTGTCATCTTCCACACTCCGGCTGCTGCGCTTACTGCTCTGTTGGCTTCTCTGCATGCACCGCCCCCCGAAACGCCATCCGACCAATCGCATGGTAGGCGGTTCCGATTGACAGATTGAGGTGTCAGTCAAAGGCAGAGGTGGAGACGGTGAGGAGCCGGTGGGTTGGTTGATTGGATTTTCCAGATCCCAGCATTTCATAAGGCACACAGCATATATAACGATAGGGATATTGCAAGGGACACGTCAAGACACAAACTGActtcaaaaacagaaaagtaaaaacagcTACAGGTATGTAAAGAAAACTCGGACATTATCTAAAAGAAAGGCGCCGCAAATGCTCAGAAAGACGCCCAGCCTCTGCCGCTAAGGGGCCGGGCCATGTGGAGAGTCGCAGGCCTGACTCCCTCCTCCACTGAGTCTCCCCCTCCCGGCCCTCCCGTGTCGGCTTCAGCCAGGGTGAAGACGCAGTGAGAAGGGTGCAAGAAGACGGCGGGCCGAGCCTTGGTCAGATCATCCAGAACGGTCAGAGGCCACTCTGGTTCAGCTGCAGAATGCCCAGTCTGTCTGCCCACGCGGTCCTGCACACACCCGACAGCTGCCACCTGCCCCTAGACAGCATCTGTGGCCAGACTCAGCATCACCAGCAGAACCAGCCTTCCGTCGGCAGCCCTTGCACCACCAGCCTCGAGCAGAGAAGGAGCGCTGGATCCTCTGGGCCGGCCTACTCTCCAAGGCCTACCACCACAACGGCCCACACAGGCCCCAAGCCAGCTCCTGCCCTGGCCTTGGCACCGAGGCGACTCACAGGCCAGACCCAACTTGAGCCTCATGACAACAAAGGGCACCAAAAAGAGAAGAAGCAGAGCCACACACCTGTGGCAGTGTGCAGAGAGGGCACCAGGCCATGCCGTGTGCCCAGTCAACCCTCAACCCACGGCCACTCAGAGAAGTCACGGGAAAGCTCGGCAGAGAGACACCTGGCCCCCCTCCACTGCGGCACCACCACTCCTCGGGGCCTCGAGGCCGGGAGCCAGGGAGCCAAGGCAGAGGGCTGGGAAGGGAAGACAAGACGGCATATACCCTCCAAGACACAAACTGGCCTTCcttcccagagagctgagcgCAGAGCAGGTTCCTGGTCTCAGCAGAGATCTGTACAACACTCCGCAAGAAGAATGCTTCCAGGCCCTGCTCTGGGCGTGTGACCTGCAACTGGACACGGCCTGGAGCTGGGGCCTTTCTGCCCCGCCCCACAGGCAGCTCATCCCCCTCGCCTTGACTGCCCCTCACATGAAGAGGCTAGACTGAAGAGGGCAAGCCTGAAGGTCAGAGGGCAGGTCCCAGTCCAAGCTCACTGACGGACGGACCCAGCCCTCCACCCATGGGCACTCCAGCCTCCAGGCCTCTGGTGAGGGGTGTGGAGAGGAGACTGCAGAGGTGGATGCAGTCCACGCCAGTTAGAGCACTCAGCTGTGTGGCGGGgcaatctctgggtgggaaggACCAGGTCAAACAGCTCCAGACCACATACCAGCAACCCTATTAAGGATCCTGA from Ovis canadensis isolate MfBH-ARS-UI-01 breed Bighorn chromosome 18, ARS-UI_OviCan_v2, whole genome shotgun sequence encodes the following:
- the CLK3 gene encoding dual specificity protein kinase CLK3 isoform X2, whose protein sequence is MSDWFNFHGHMCIAFELLGKNTFEFLKENNFQPYPLPHVRHMAYQLCHALRFLHENQLTHTDLKPENILFVNSEFETLYNEHKSCEEKSVKNTSIRVADFGSATFDHEHHTTIVATRHYRPPEVILELGWAQPCDVWSIGCILFEYYRGFTLFQTHENREHLVMMEKILGPIPSHMIHRTRKQKYFYKGGLVWDENSSDGRYVKENCKPLKSYMLQDTLEHVQLFDLMRRMLEFDPAQRITLAEALLHPFFAGLTPEERSFHTSRNPSR
- the CLK3 gene encoding dual specificity protein kinase CLK3 isoform X1, with the translated sequence MHHCKRYRSPEPDPYLSYRWKRRRSYSREHEGRLRYPSRREPPPRRSRSRSHDRLPYQRRYREHRDSDTYRCEDRSPSFGEDYYGSSRCHHRRRSREREPYRTRKHAHHCHKRRTRSCSSASSRSQQSSKRSSRSVEDDKEGHLVCRIGDWLQERYEIVGNLGEGTFGKVVECLDHARGKSQVALKIIRNVGKYREAARLEINVLKKIKEKDKENKFLCVLMSDWFNFHGHMCIAFELLGKNTFEFLKENNFQPYPLPHVRHMAYQLCHALRFLHENQLTHTDLKPENILFVNSEFETLYNEHKSCEEKSVKNTSIRVADFGSATFDHEHHTTIVATRHYRPPEVILELGWAQPCDVWSIGCILFEYYRGFTLFQTHENREHLVMMEKILGPIPSHMIHRTRKQKYFYKGGLVWDENSSDGRYVKENCKPLKSYMLQDTLEHVQLFDLMRRMLEFDPAQRITLAEALLHPFFAGLTPEERSFHTSRNPSR